The proteins below come from a single uncultured Dethiosulfovibrio sp. genomic window:
- a CDS encoding helix-turn-helix domain-containing protein: MELIQDKKGTEDILEAMRGFLENVAFWDSATGNVHVASRSKRFIAQVRQMPLHELVAIYPHGTVEERGEKLGYVLYYHGEELDRTTGKEALAFGLTALRVSLGGRRHLIQENQQVKEEVVRGLVAGNKKLAEKAIRKAGSMGWQMSGAVAAVVAEHTGAGDLSGAIELLSGWFRSRRPGGIQGTVNDDLVLIVPAEDPGWKGKLEQELMNYVGLSKSKVPFRIGVGSEVAPMDLGISYSQAREATDMGQRMGRSVAFWEDMEVLGILSSVPWTDRTRGFIDRRLGAIKSEKDGEPLRSLRALVRRSWNLKAAAADLSIHYNTMRYRYEKLFSATGLDDDNPWTRISLGLAVLLDEVSEDMGRK, from the coding sequence ATGGAGTTGATTCAGGACAAAAAGGGGACGGAGGATATTCTTGAGGCTATGAGGGGTTTTTTGGAGAACGTGGCCTTCTGGGACAGTGCGACCGGGAACGTCCACGTCGCCTCTAGGTCAAAGCGGTTTATAGCTCAGGTTCGACAGATGCCTCTTCACGAGCTGGTCGCCATATATCCTCACGGGACGGTGGAGGAGAGAGGGGAGAAGCTGGGATACGTCCTCTATTATCACGGGGAGGAGTTGGACCGAACGACCGGCAAGGAGGCCCTGGCTTTCGGCCTCACCGCTTTAAGGGTTTCCCTAGGAGGAAGACGGCACCTTATCCAGGAAAATCAGCAGGTAAAGGAGGAGGTAGTCAGAGGCCTGGTGGCGGGGAACAAAAAGCTGGCGGAAAAGGCCATCAGGAAGGCGGGCTCTATGGGCTGGCAGATGTCCGGGGCTGTGGCGGCGGTGGTGGCGGAGCATACAGGAGCGGGAGATCTTTCCGGGGCCATAGAGCTCCTTTCGGGCTGGTTCAGATCTCGACGGCCTGGGGGGATACAGGGGACGGTCAACGACGATCTTGTTTTGATCGTCCCGGCGGAGGATCCAGGTTGGAAGGGGAAACTGGAGCAGGAGCTTATGAATTACGTCGGTCTCTCAAAGTCAAAGGTGCCTTTCAGGATAGGGGTCGGTTCTGAGGTTGCGCCGATGGACCTGGGGATAAGCTATTCTCAGGCCAGAGAGGCCACGGACATGGGACAGAGAATGGGCCGTTCGGTGGCCTTCTGGGAGGATATGGAGGTATTGGGGATACTGTCCTCGGTGCCGTGGACCGATAGGACGAGAGGCTTTATAGACCGCCGTCTAGGCGCTATAAAATCGGAAAAAGACGGAGAACCTCTGAGGTCTCTGAGGGCTTTGGTCCGGCGATCCTGGAACCTTAAAGCGGCGGCGGCGGATCTGTCTATCCACTACAATACAATGAGATACAGGTACGAAAAGCTGTTCTCCGCCACAGGACTGGACGACGATAACCCCTGGACCAGGATCAGTCTCGGGTTGGCTGTCCTTTTGGATGAGGTCTCCGAGGATATGGGACGAAAGTAG
- a CDS encoding pyruvate, water dikinase regulatory protein, translating into MLAENDHDLHIFVVSDFTGETAHSVSLAAARQFPDKRIKFTRHRYIKDPSMAESVCLEAKEAGAVMVCTLVERKIREAFRKEAFLKGVELVDIFGPLMDAFSSHLGAEPLEEPGLMHQMDEAYFKRVKAIEFSITCDDGSNPHLLEEADLVILGVSRTCKTPLSMYLANKGYKVGNIPLVPELSPPDELFRLSEGKVIGLVIDPNALIQIRRERLQMLGLDPAKASYAQRDRVEKELASAKMLMKRVGAKVFDVTGRAIEETAQEILDLLNGGR; encoded by the coding sequence ATGCTCGCCGAAAACGACCACGATCTACACATCTTTGTAGTCTCCGACTTCACCGGAGAGACCGCCCATAGCGTATCCCTAGCGGCAGCTAGACAGTTTCCCGATAAAAGGATTAAGTTCACCAGACACAGGTACATAAAAGATCCCTCCATGGCGGAGTCGGTCTGCCTTGAGGCCAAAGAGGCCGGAGCGGTAATGGTCTGCACCTTGGTGGAAAGAAAGATAAGGGAAGCTTTCAGGAAAGAGGCTTTTCTTAAGGGTGTGGAGCTGGTTGACATATTCGGTCCCCTGATGGACGCCTTTTCCTCCCATCTCGGTGCGGAACCTCTGGAGGAGCCGGGGCTTATGCACCAGATGGACGAGGCCTATTTTAAAAGGGTCAAGGCCATAGAATTCTCCATAACCTGCGATGACGGAAGCAATCCCCATCTTCTGGAGGAGGCCGACCTGGTCATATTAGGGGTCTCCCGGACCTGTAAGACTCCCCTCTCTATGTATCTGGCCAACAAGGGCTACAAAGTAGGGAACATTCCCCTTGTCCCCGAGCTGTCCCCTCCTGACGAGCTATTTCGTCTGTCCGAGGGTAAGGTTATAGGCCTGGTCATAGACCCAAACGCCTTGATCCAGATAAGGCGTGAGAGGTTACAGATGTTGGGGCTGGACCCAGCTAAGGCGTCCTACGCCCAGAGGGACAGGGTTGAAAAAGAGCTCGCAAGCGCCAAAATGCTCATGAAAAGGGTTGGTGCAAAAGTCTTCGACGTTACCGGTCGAGCCATAGAGGAGACAGCCCAGGAAATATTGGATCTGTTAAATGGGGGCCGCTGA
- the dprA gene encoding DNA-processing protein DprA, whose protein sequence is MSRELLVVNRLSDRGGAFVRALRDKGANLADLWSDRDLALSLGVKSNLWERGRGLLNSSWPEEEFDRCAAVGVKTIFFGERDYPSGLMDTDDPPPVLYLRGNLKDSLSSVSVVGTRRCTPYGTQVAGSLGRKLAEADISVISGGASGVDGAAHSGALDGGGYTLAVLGTGVDVVYPRGHDGLFTSILKNGGGLLSRFPMGEVGRRWNFPKRNGMIAGLASHVVVVESPTTGGSMITARIAGEIGREIWAVPGPIDREVCKGSNRLIFDGAQPLWDLDHFIHLLSGERQMDLFEDKEISPVLSGVKRSGKVTLDELASRVGLSVPEVMASLVSLEMEGKVYRSGPGRWSAVP, encoded by the coding sequence ATGAGCAGAGAGCTATTGGTCGTAAATCGCCTCTCCGATCGAGGTGGGGCCTTTGTTCGAGCCCTCAGAGATAAAGGGGCTAACCTCGCCGACCTCTGGTCCGACAGGGATCTAGCCCTGTCTTTAGGGGTGAAGAGTAATCTATGGGAAAGAGGCAGAGGACTCCTGAACTCCTCATGGCCTGAGGAAGAGTTCGACCGGTGTGCCGCCGTCGGAGTGAAGACGATCTTCTTCGGGGAGAGAGACTATCCCTCGGGACTTATGGATACCGACGATCCTCCTCCGGTGCTGTATCTTAGGGGCAATCTGAAAGACTCCCTCTCGTCGGTATCGGTGGTGGGGACAAGGCGATGCACTCCTTACGGCACCCAGGTCGCCGGGTCTTTAGGCCGAAAGCTGGCGGAGGCCGATATATCTGTGATAAGCGGAGGGGCCTCAGGAGTGGACGGAGCGGCCCACTCAGGGGCCTTAGACGGCGGAGGATACACCCTGGCGGTTTTAGGCACCGGAGTGGACGTGGTCTATCCCAGAGGGCACGACGGCCTTTTTACGTCTATTTTAAAAAATGGCGGAGGGCTTCTAAGCCGTTTCCCTATGGGGGAGGTCGGTCGGAGGTGGAATTTTCCCAAAAGAAACGGTATGATAGCGGGGTTAGCCAGCCATGTGGTTGTAGTCGAGTCCCCTACGACAGGCGGCTCTATGATAACCGCCAGGATAGCCGGTGAGATAGGCAGAGAGATATGGGCCGTTCCAGGCCCTATAGACCGGGAGGTCTGTAAAGGCTCAAACCGGCTTATTTTCGACGGTGCCCAGCCCCTTTGGGACCTGGATCACTTTATCCACCTCCTGTCAGGAGAGAGACAGATGGATCTCTTCGAGGACAAAGAGATCTCGCCGGTCCTATCGGGGGTTAAAAGGTCGGGCAAAGTGACCTTAGACGAGTTGGCGAGCAGGGTGGGGCTTTCCGTCCCAGAGGTAATGGCCTCTTTGGTCTCCTTAGAGATGGAGGGGAAGGTTTATCGTTCAGGACCAGGCCGGTGGAGTGCCGTGCCCTAG
- a CDS encoding YifB family Mg chelatase-like AAA ATPase encodes MEAKEVDVEVEIAGGLFSISIVGLPDASVRESRERVRAALRNSGISLKGRIAVNLAPADLPKEGSMLDLPIAVGLAAKSQSIPLPKPSLFVGELALDGCLRPVRGAISAAILAAEQGLPLYCPSENGSQVGLVRGVEAYKVDSLEQILGHLKSGQELASVEAVEIDDLLPSELLDWTDIRGQAMAKRALEIAAAGQHNVLMVGAPGSGKTMLARALRGILPPLSDGEVIESLTIKGVMDSTDHPNRRPPFRVVHHTASTVSVCGGGTALRPGEISLAHRGVLFLDEFTEFRRDLVEALRQPLEDGSIVISRSSGTVTYPSRVLLVLAANPCPCGWWGDSMERCSCSPSDLDRYRRKLSGPVMDRIDLQVSVSRLSPEELIGLCPSKGESSSQVRRRVSAAREVQRARWAFGGWVCNSEVPEKALREHMNLSGEAEGTLLKMAEGLKLSARGLGRVLRVARTIADLAGQPDVTSAAVMEALAYRGEV; translated from the coding sequence ATGGAGGCAAAAGAGGTTGACGTGGAGGTGGAGATCGCCGGTGGCCTTTTCTCCATCTCTATCGTTGGCCTTCCCGATGCATCTGTGAGGGAATCGAGAGAAAGGGTCCGGGCGGCACTCAGAAACTCCGGGATCTCCCTTAAGGGCAGGATCGCCGTCAATTTAGCCCCTGCGGACCTCCCAAAGGAAGGGTCCATGTTGGACCTGCCTATAGCGGTAGGGCTGGCGGCCAAATCCCAGTCCATTCCCCTCCCCAAACCGTCCCTTTTCGTTGGAGAGCTTGCCTTAGACGGTTGTCTGAGGCCCGTCCGAGGAGCTATCTCTGCGGCGATCCTGGCGGCAGAGCAGGGGCTTCCCCTCTACTGTCCCTCGGAAAACGGCTCCCAGGTAGGTCTGGTAAGGGGAGTCGAGGCCTATAAGGTGGACAGCCTGGAGCAAATCTTAGGTCACCTTAAATCGGGGCAGGAGCTTGCCTCCGTAGAGGCCGTAGAGATAGACGACCTTCTGCCGTCGGAGCTGCTGGACTGGACCGATATCCGTGGTCAGGCCATGGCAAAAAGGGCACTGGAGATAGCCGCCGCAGGACAGCACAACGTCCTCATGGTCGGTGCTCCGGGGAGCGGAAAGACCATGCTCGCTAGGGCACTAAGAGGGATACTTCCCCCTCTGTCCGACGGTGAGGTCATAGAAAGCCTGACGATAAAAGGGGTCATGGATTCCACGGATCACCCAAACCGCAGGCCCCCCTTCAGAGTGGTCCACCATACCGCCTCCACCGTCTCGGTCTGTGGGGGAGGCACCGCCCTCAGGCCTGGTGAGATATCCCTGGCCCATCGGGGGGTTCTCTTTCTCGACGAGTTCACCGAATTCCGCCGAGATTTGGTTGAAGCCCTGAGGCAGCCTCTGGAGGACGGATCGATAGTGATAAGCCGGTCCTCCGGCACGGTAACCTATCCCTCCAGGGTCCTGCTGGTCCTGGCGGCCAACCCCTGTCCCTGTGGCTGGTGGGGCGATAGTATGGAGAGGTGTTCCTGTTCTCCATCGGACCTGGATCGTTACAGGAGAAAACTCTCCGGCCCTGTGATGGACCGAATAGACCTCCAGGTCTCCGTCTCTCGGCTCTCGCCGGAGGAGCTCATAGGCCTGTGTCCCTCTAAAGGGGAAAGCAGCTCACAGGTGCGACGGAGGGTCTCCGCCGCCAGGGAGGTGCAGAGGGCCCGGTGGGCCTTCGGTGGCTGGGTGTGCAACTCGGAGGTTCCGGAAAAGGCTTTGAGAGAGCACATGAACCTCTCTGGAGAGGCGGAGGGGACCTTACTAAAAATGGCCGAGGGACTTAAGCTCTCCGCCAGAGGGCTGGGCCGGGTCCTTCGGGTGGCCAGGACCATCGCCGACCTTGCCGGTCAGCCAGATGTGACCTCCGCTGCCGTAATGGAAGCCCTCGCCTATCGAGGGGAGGTGTAG
- a CDS encoding YraN family protein, giving the protein MKFCDWPEHLKKGVQGEELACDYISSLRWTILARNVRFKRGELDIIAKDGDELVVVEVRYRSVGLVMPPEASVGPVKLRKLVLAGSAYVDRIGWDGFWRIDLIAITDLNGKLSLEHLRDITGGDVSV; this is encoded by the coding sequence ATGAAGTTCTGCGATTGGCCGGAACACCTTAAAAAAGGTGTCCAAGGGGAAGAGCTGGCCTGCGATTACATCTCCAGTCTCCGCTGGACCATACTGGCCAGAAACGTCCGATTTAAAAGGGGAGAACTGGACATAATAGCCAAAGACGGAGACGAACTGGTGGTGGTCGAGGTTCGTTATCGGTCCGTAGGGCTGGTCATGCCTCCGGAGGCATCGGTAGGTCCTGTAAAGCTCAGAAAACTGGTCCTGGCGGGATCGGCCTACGTGGATAGAATCGGTTGGGACGGTTTTTGGCGTATAGATCTAATAGCCATCACCGACCTTAACGGAAAACTATCCCTGGAGCACCTCAGGGATATAACGGGAGGAGATGTATCGGTTTGA
- a CDS encoding EscU/YscU/HrcU family type III secretion system export apparatus switch protein, which translates to MNKPRSDRPMAAAVKYDKEAREAPHIVASGTGKVAERIVEIATQSNVPVVEDAALVSALLALEVGDEIPVELYEAVAKVLTFVYRLDSSRRP; encoded by the coding sequence ATGAATAAGCCCAGATCCGACCGGCCTATGGCGGCGGCGGTCAAGTACGACAAAGAGGCCAGAGAAGCCCCTCATATAGTTGCGTCTGGCACCGGCAAAGTAGCCGAGAGAATAGTGGAGATAGCCACCCAGTCTAACGTTCCGGTGGTAGAAGACGCCGCCTTGGTGAGTGCCCTTCTGGCTTTAGAGGTCGGTGACGAGATCCCTGTTGAGCTTTACGAGGCCGTTGCGAAGGTGTTGACCTTCGTCTACCGCCTGGACTCCTCCCGCCGACCATGA
- a CDS encoding ribonuclease HII yields MTFLPVLAGVDEAGRGPFAGPVVASAVILTADQAKALVAQGLRDSKKMTPLRREKVYSAMMEMKVLWAAQAASVEKIDRINILNATLWAMGRAVHRLPGALFDGVIVDGDREIPGLNVPQQVIPKGDDLYPQISAASVIAKVLRDRIMVTLDGVYPGYGFASHKGYGTKFHKEAMASLGPSPVHRKSFHWKG; encoded by the coding sequence ATGACCTTTCTCCCGGTACTGGCGGGAGTGGACGAAGCAGGCCGAGGCCCTTTCGCCGGTCCTGTGGTGGCGTCGGCGGTGATCCTCACCGCCGATCAGGCCAAGGCTCTGGTAGCCCAGGGCCTTCGAGATTCTAAAAAGATGACCCCACTACGGAGGGAAAAGGTCTACTCCGCCATGATGGAAATGAAGGTCCTATGGGCCGCTCAGGCCGCATCGGTGGAGAAAATAGACCGAATCAACATACTGAACGCCACCTTGTGGGCAATGGGAAGGGCGGTACACAGGCTTCCTGGAGCCCTTTTCGACGGGGTTATAGTAGACGGGGACAGAGAGATCCCGGGACTCAATGTTCCTCAGCAGGTGATCCCCAAAGGGGACGACCTGTATCCCCAGATCTCCGCGGCGTCGGTGATCGCCAAGGTGCTTAGGGACAGGATAATGGTCACACTGGACGGGGTTTACCCTGGATACGGCTTCGCTTCACACAAGGGCTACGGGACCAAGTTCCACAAAGAGGCAATGGCCTCTTTAGGGCCTAGCCCGGTTCACAGAAAGAGCTTTCACTGGAAAGGATAG
- a CDS encoding GTPase → MSGRTVWFPGHMAKGTRKLGELAGKLDLILEVRDARAPEVTGSPLIASLSKICPVWKVLTKSDLADSSVTSQWLDLYRKGKSKAWAVDLLKGKIDSLRKELEKDIPSHRELRMAVVGIPNVGKSALLNCLVGKKNANVGGIPGVTKGVSWYKGRGFLVVDSPGILDPKSDEHIQKALAWLGCSKAEVIGGYDAVAYTLVEFLMDKGLWSVVQDTWGVEPGEDAYETLEAIGRRLGCLLPGNKVDLTLSGKRFLDAFSSGKLGAVSLERPGKVIE, encoded by the coding sequence ATGTCAGGAAGAACGGTATGGTTTCCCGGTCATATGGCCAAGGGAACCAGAAAACTAGGGGAGCTCGCCGGAAAGCTGGACCTGATCCTAGAGGTTCGAGACGCCAGGGCGCCGGAGGTTACCGGTTCCCCTTTGATCGCCTCTCTCTCAAAAATATGTCCCGTGTGGAAGGTCCTGACCAAAAGCGACCTAGCGGACAGCTCGGTCACCTCTCAGTGGCTGGACCTGTACCGTAAGGGCAAGTCGAAGGCCTGGGCGGTGGACCTCCTCAAGGGAAAAATCGATTCTCTCAGAAAAGAGTTGGAGAAGGATATTCCCTCCCATCGAGAGCTACGGATGGCGGTGGTGGGGATACCTAACGTAGGTAAGTCGGCGTTGCTGAACTGTCTGGTTGGGAAGAAAAACGCCAACGTCGGAGGCATTCCAGGGGTCACCAAAGGGGTCTCCTGGTACAAAGGCAGAGGTTTTTTGGTGGTCGACTCTCCGGGCATACTGGACCCTAAATCCGACGAGCATATTCAAAAAGCCCTGGCCTGGCTCGGCTGTAGCAAGGCAGAGGTCATAGGAGGTTACGACGCTGTGGCCTATACCTTGGTGGAATTCCTGATGGACAAGGGCCTATGGTCGGTTGTCCAGGATACCTGGGGTGTCGAACCTGGCGAGGACGCCTACGAAACGTTAGAGGCTATAGGCCGCAGGCTAGGGTGTCTGTTGCCTGGAAACAAAGTGGACCTCACACTGTCGGGCAAGCGTTTTCTCGATGCCTTCTCCTCCGGCAAGCTGGGGGCGGTCTCCTTAGAAAGGCCGGGAAAGGTAATAGAATGA
- the lepB gene encoding signal peptidase I: MAAKPWWRETVETVLWAVVLALIIRAVIVQAFWIPSGSMIPTLLPGDRVLVCKFWYYVQEPKRGQVFVFKYPVDPKRDFVKRLIALPGDVVEIKQGQVMINGKSTDEPYVTFPDAFTMNPVTVPEGHYFAMGDNRPNSQDSRFWGFVPESNVRGPVFLRYWPLNRIGLVD; encoded by the coding sequence ATGGCAGCTAAACCATGGTGGAGAGAAACGGTGGAAACGGTCCTATGGGCGGTAGTTCTGGCCCTTATCATCAGGGCGGTTATAGTTCAGGCTTTCTGGATACCTAGCGGATCGATGATTCCGACTTTGCTCCCAGGAGACAGGGTGCTGGTGTGTAAGTTCTGGTATTACGTCCAGGAGCCCAAAAGGGGACAGGTCTTCGTCTTTAAGTATCCTGTTGACCCTAAAAGAGATTTCGTTAAAAGGCTCATAGCCCTTCCGGGCGACGTGGTGGAGATAAAGCAGGGTCAGGTTATGATAAACGGCAAGTCGACCGACGAGCCTTACGTCACCTTTCCCGACGCCTTCACAATGAACCCCGTCACCGTTCCTGAAGGCCATTACTTCGCCATGGGGGATAACCGTCCCAACTCTCAGGACAGCCGTTTCTGGGGCTTTGTGCCTGAGAGCAACGTTCGAGGTCCTGTATTCCTTCGTTACTGGCCTCTCAACCGAATTGGATTGGTGGACTGA
- a CDS encoding 2-oxoacid:acceptor oxidoreductase family protein → MQCVIVGTGGQGILFASKVMGHIAMGKGQSVVGSEVHGMAQRGGSVVSHFKVGDYLSPMVKAGEADLLLAFDQKEAVRNIHFLKDGGDLVVNLYDPEAFKNRRLQSYIEKHSIKVHSVEGYSLLKEHMGGKFLFLNVLILGAMSGSSVESGSIEEVRKAVEELSPPRFVQDNLKVLDLGYEATAH, encoded by the coding sequence ATGCAGTGCGTCATAGTTGGAACCGGCGGTCAAGGAATTCTCTTCGCCAGTAAGGTCATGGGCCATATAGCTATGGGCAAGGGGCAGAGCGTGGTGGGAAGCGAGGTCCACGGAATGGCTCAAAGAGGTGGCTCGGTTGTCAGTCACTTTAAAGTCGGCGACTATCTCAGCCCTATGGTGAAAGCGGGAGAGGCGGACCTTCTCCTCGCCTTTGACCAAAAAGAGGCGGTCAGGAACATACACTTCCTCAAAGACGGTGGCGATCTGGTCGTAAACCTCTACGACCCTGAGGCCTTCAAAAACCGTAGGCTTCAGTCCTACATCGAGAAACATAGCATAAAAGTACACTCTGTAGAGGGATATTCCCTATTAAAAGAACATATGGGTGGCAAGTTCCTCTTCCTTAACGTCCTCATACTTGGAGCTATGAGCGGATCGTCCGTCGAAAGCGGCTCCATAGAGGAGGTCAGAAAGGCGGTGGAGGAGCTGTCTCCCCCTCGGTTCGTCCAGGACAACCTAAAGGTTCTGGATCTGGGATATGAGGCAACCGCCCACTGA
- the iorA gene encoding indolepyruvate ferredoxin oxidoreductase subunit alpha: MTKRAIMLGNEAIARGIVEAGCEIATAYPGTPSSEILPAVAAWADEMNTNTAVEWGANEKVAYEMAVSASFGGKRTCCVMKQVGLNVAADPFMSTAHYDLKGGFLLVVADDPGPHSSQTEQDSRQFAMFAKVPCFDPSTACEAKEMVFDAYDLSEKHGIIAMLRPTGKVNHARQDVPLLDLMVPPRKDDFKKDPKRWVCLPAGVRVNHPRLNEKNDRIREDFETNFGKYNYVVPAKGTAKLGVIAGGTTFAFLLDMIKASGREDIEILKIGTPVPLPIKMCQDFIDRHEKVLILEQTYPVIEMQLIDRTKVMGRWNGYVPRAGELLPEVIEQIVGRCMGEDVSTLVDEDVKAAMTELGITPRPPMLCAGCPHRASFFAIRKALPKAVNPSDIGCYTLGIMQKGVDTVIDMGAAVTAASGFYLTSKVDGEERPIVSTIGDSTFFHSGLTGLASAVYNRHAFVLAILDNRITAMTGGQSSPNVGAKLRKGDEGVQVDLEQACRGCGVSYIKTVEAYDVDSNVDVVKEAWAYAWENKQPAVLIFKHPCITILKEPPTAKPVKVDPDTCIGCKYCITAFNCPGLVFDEDTKKARIDERYCVSCGVCATVCPHGAIVPKEEA; the protein is encoded by the coding sequence TTGACCAAGAGAGCCATCATGTTAGGAAACGAGGCCATCGCCAGAGGGATAGTCGAGGCGGGCTGCGAGATAGCCACTGCCTATCCGGGAACGCCTTCATCGGAGATCCTGCCGGCGGTGGCCGCCTGGGCGGACGAGATGAACACCAACACCGCCGTAGAGTGGGGGGCCAACGAAAAGGTCGCCTACGAAATGGCGGTATCGGCCTCCTTCGGAGGCAAGAGGACCTGTTGTGTCATGAAGCAGGTGGGGCTTAACGTCGCTGCTGACCCCTTCATGAGCACTGCCCACTACGACCTAAAGGGCGGCTTTCTGTTGGTGGTCGCCGACGACCCCGGTCCTCACAGCTCCCAGACCGAACAGGACAGCCGTCAGTTCGCTATGTTCGCCAAGGTGCCCTGCTTCGATCCTTCCACCGCCTGCGAGGCGAAGGAAATGGTCTTCGACGCCTACGATCTGTCGGAGAAGCACGGCATAATCGCCATGTTACGGCCCACCGGCAAGGTCAACCACGCCAGGCAGGATGTTCCCCTTCTGGACTTAATGGTCCCGCCCAGAAAGGACGACTTCAAAAAAGATCCCAAACGGTGGGTCTGTCTTCCCGCAGGTGTTAGAGTCAACCACCCCAGGCTTAACGAGAAAAACGACAGAATCCGAGAGGATTTCGAGACCAACTTCGGCAAGTACAACTACGTCGTTCCCGCCAAAGGGACCGCAAAACTAGGTGTCATAGCCGGAGGCACCACCTTCGCTTTCCTGTTAGACATGATAAAGGCATCGGGCAGGGAGGATATAGAGATACTCAAGATAGGCACCCCTGTGCCCCTTCCTATAAAAATGTGTCAAGACTTTATAGACCGCCATGAAAAGGTGCTGATCCTGGAGCAGACCTACCCTGTCATAGAGATGCAGCTTATCGATAGGACCAAGGTGATGGGACGGTGGAACGGCTACGTTCCCCGGGCGGGAGAACTTCTGCCCGAGGTCATAGAGCAGATCGTCGGCCGTTGTATGGGCGAGGATGTCTCCACGTTGGTGGACGAGGACGTAAAAGCCGCCATGACCGAGCTCGGCATAACCCCCAGACCTCCTATGCTCTGCGCAGGCTGTCCCCACAGAGCAAGCTTCTTCGCTATAAGGAAGGCCCTGCCTAAGGCGGTCAACCCTTCCGACATAGGCTGCTACACTTTAGGAATAATGCAAAAAGGGGTGGACACGGTCATAGACATGGGTGCCGCCGTCACTGCTGCCTCGGGATTCTACCTCACCAGCAAAGTCGACGGGGAAGAGAGACCTATAGTCTCCACCATAGGTGACTCTACTTTCTTCCACAGCGGTCTCACCGGCTTAGCCAGTGCGGTGTACAACCGCCACGCTTTCGTCCTGGCCATACTGGACAACCGTATCACCGCCATGACCGGCGGTCAGTCCAGCCCCAACGTAGGAGCCAAGCTCCGTAAAGGTGACGAAGGAGTTCAGGTTGATCTGGAACAGGCTTGCCGTGGCTGTGGAGTTTCCTACATAAAAACCGTAGAGGCCTACGACGTCGATAGCAACGTAGACGTAGTAAAAGAGGCCTGGGCCTACGCCTGGGAGAACAAACAGCCTGCGGTGCTCATCTTTAAGCATCCCTGCATCACTATCCTAAAAGAGCCTCCGACGGCAAAGCCGGTTAAAGTGGATCCCGATACCTGTATTGGCTGTAAATACTGCATAACCGCCTTCAACTGCCCTGGTCTTGTCTTCGACGAGGACACAAAGAAGGCTCGCATCGACGAGAGATACTGTGTCAGCTGTGGAGTATGTGCCACCGTGTGCCCCCATGGGGCGATAGTGCCAAAGGAGGAGGCCTAA
- a CDS encoding thioesterase family protein: MEENVTLFRVRYAETDQMGIAHHGNYLAWFEMGRSGLCRDWGKPYASWEDEGVFLPVVEANCRYKSPARYDEELTLKTSVEEVKAHSISFRYRLFRGDKLLAEGRTRHAFATPEGTLIRKGHPLIDWLKERSAQGPNS; this comes from the coding sequence TTGGAGGAAAACGTAACCCTGTTCAGGGTGAGGTACGCAGAGACGGATCAGATGGGCATAGCCCATCACGGTAACTACCTCGCCTGGTTTGAGATGGGCCGCTCCGGGCTCTGTCGGGACTGGGGGAAGCCCTACGCCTCATGGGAAGATGAAGGGGTCTTCCTGCCTGTGGTAGAGGCTAACTGTCGCTATAAGTCTCCGGCTCGCTACGACGAGGAATTAACCTTAAAGACGTCGGTGGAGGAGGTAAAGGCCCACAGCATTTCCTTTCGCTACCGTCTTTTCCGGGGCGATAAACTGCTGGCGGAGGGGAGAACCCGCCACGCTTTTGCCACACCGGAGGGGACTTTGATCCGCAAAGGCCATCCTTTGATAGATTGGCTAAAGGAGAGGTCGGCCCAAGGGCCGAATTCATAA
- a CDS encoding CoA-binding protein, which translates to MNKDELVKVALCGSGKVVVLGASDKAHRPVSDVMAYLQAAGVLLFPINPRVEGKELLGIPCLGSLAQIDEAVDIVSIFLSSSMQEGLADQIKALPGKPAVWFQPGAENPDLQAKLTEMGHLVVVGDCMKVAHRRSCTVAHDKTK; encoded by the coding sequence TTGAATAAGGATGAACTGGTAAAAGTGGCCCTCTGTGGCAGCGGCAAAGTAGTGGTGCTTGGAGCTTCCGACAAGGCTCACCGCCCTGTCTCCGACGTTATGGCGTACCTCCAGGCCGCTGGGGTGCTCCTGTTTCCCATAAATCCCAGGGTGGAGGGCAAGGAGCTTTTAGGCATCCCCTGCCTAGGCTCCCTGGCTCAGATCGACGAGGCCGTGGATATAGTATCTATTTTCCTATCCTCCTCCATGCAGGAGGGGCTGGCGGACCAGATAAAAGCTCTGCCCGGAAAACCGGCTGTTTGGTTTCAACCTGGAGCGGAAAACCCCGATCTTCAAGCTAAACTGACCGAGATGGGACATCTTGTGGTCGTTGGCGATTGCATGAAAGTAGCGCATCGACGCAGCTGTACAGTCGCACATGACAAAACTAAATAG